The Saccopteryx leptura isolate mSacLep1 chromosome 2, mSacLep1_pri_phased_curated, whole genome shotgun sequence genome has a window encoding:
- the MFSD5 gene encoding molybdate-anion transporter, with amino-acid sequence MLVTAYLVFVLLLASCLGLELSRCRAKPPGRACSNPSFLRFQLDFYQVYFLALAADWLQAPYLYKLYQHYHFLEGQIAILYVCGLASTVLFGLVASSLVDWLGRKKSCVLFSLTYSLCCLTKLFQDYFVLLVGRALGGLSTALLFSAFEAWYIHEHVERHDFPAEWIPATFARAAFWNHVLAVVAGVAAEAVACWMGLGPVAPFVAAIPLLALAGALALHNWGENYDRQRAFSKTCAGGLRCLLSDRRVLLLGTIQALFESVIFIFVFLWTPVLDPHGAPLGIIFSSFMAASLLGSFLYRIATSKRYHLQPMHLLSLAVLIVVFSLFMLTFSTSPGQENPVESFIAFLLIELACGLYFPSMSFLRRKVIPETEQAGVLNWFRVPLHLLACLGLLVLHDSDRKTGTWNMFNICSAVMVMALLAVVGLFTVVRHDAELRVPSPTGEPYTPEL; translated from the coding sequence ATGCTGGTGACTGCCTACCTTGTCTTTgtgctcctcctggcctcctgccTGGGGTTGGAGCTGTCAAGATGCCGGGCTAAACCCCCAGGAAGGGCCTGCAGCAATCCCTCCTTCCTTCGGTTCCAACTGGACTTTTATCAGGTCTACTTCCTGGCCTTGGCAGCCGACTGGCTTCAGGCCCCCTACCTCTATAAACTCTATCAGCATTACCACTTCCTGGAAGGTCAAATTGCTATCCTCTATGTCTGTGGCCTTGCCTCCACAGTCCTCTTTGGACTGGTGGCCTCCTCCCTTGTGGATTGGCTGGGTCGAAAGAAGTCTTGTGTCCTCTTCTCCCTCACTTACTCTCTGTGCTGTTTAACCAAACTCTTTCAGGACTACTTTGTGTTGCTGGTGGGCCGAGCACTTGGTGGGCTGTCCACCGCCCTGCTCTTCTCTGCCTTTGAGGCCTGGTACATCCATGAGCACGTGGAGCGGCATGACTTCcctgctgagtggatcccggctACTTTTGCCCGAGCTGCCTTCTGGAACCATGTGTTGGCTGTAGTGGCAGGTGTGGCAGCTGAGGCTGTGGCCTGCTGGATGGGACTGGGGCCTGTAGCGCCCTTTGTGGCTGCCATTCCTCTCTTGGCTCTGGCTGGGGCCTTGGCTCTTCACAACTGGGGAGAGAACTATGATCGGCAGCGTGCCTTCTCAAAGACCTGTGCTGGGGGCCTGCGTTGCCTCCTGTCGGACCGCCGTGTGCTGCTGCTAGGTACCATACAGGCCCTGTTTGAGAGTGTCATCTTCATCTTTGTCTTCCTCTGGACACCTGTGCTGGACCCACATGGGGCCCCACTGGGCATCATCTTCTCCAGCTTCATGGCAGCTAGCCTGCTCGGCTCTTTCTTGTATCGTATTGCTACCTCCAAGAGGTACCACCTCCAGCCTATGCATCTGCTCTCCCTTGCTGTCCTCATCGTTGTCTTCTCCCTTTTCATGCTGACTTTCTCCACCAGTCCAGGCCAGGAGAATCCAGTGGAGTCCTTCATAGCCTTTCTACTTATCGAATTGGCCTGTGGACTCTACTTTCCCAGCATGAGCTTCCTGCGAAGAAAGGTGATCCCTGAGACAGAGCAAGCTGGGGTGCTCAACTGGTTCCGGGTACCCCTGCACTTACTGGCCTGCCTGGGGCTCCTAGTCCTCCATGACAGTGATCGCAAAACAGGCACCTGGAACATGTTCAACATCTGCTCTGCAGTCATGGTGATGGCTCTCCTGGCAGTGGTGGGGCTCTTCACTGTGGTAAGGCACGATGCTGAACTGCGGGTACCCTCACCCACAGGAGAGCCCTATACCCCTGAGCTCTAA